The sequence AATATGGGGAACAGAACCATTTCGAATTGGCCTTTGGATTGGACAATCTTCCACACCAAATAAATTTGAAGAAGCTCAGGAAAAGTTAACAGAAATTTTGCAAGGGAATGAAGTGCAAGAAGGAAATCCGATGCAGCTGGAGCATTGCCCATGGTGCGGAACAGAGCTAACTGTATATGATTACCATGTGACATCTAATAAACAAATGATTGTATGCTCTAATCATCAATGTGAATTTTCAAAAGATGATGGTATCCCAGCTTTAACGATTGATGAAGGTATTTATAATTATGTTCCGACTATTGTCATCGGGACAGTCGATAAAATTGCACAAATCGCATGGAATAAACGATTGGGTGAGTTATTTGGAAAAAAGACACATTACAGCCCGATTGAAGGATTTGTCAATGATCTAAATTATAAACAAAGCCATCGAGTAAATGGACGAATGATTCGAACGAAGAGAATTCATAATCTTATCCCACCAGAGTTAATTATTCAAGACGAATTACATTTGATAAGTGGACCACTAGGCTCATTAACTGGATTGTATGAGATTGCTGTTGATTACTTATCTCAATATCAAGGAGCCGGACCTAAAATCATTGCATCTACAGCGACGATACGTGGAGCAAACGAACAAATTAAACGTTTATATGGTAGAGAAGTATCCCAGTTTCCACCTTCAGTGTTAGATGCTAGAGAGTCGTTTTTCTCTGAAGAAATCCCGGTGGAGAAAAAGCCGGGTCGTTTATATATAGGTGTTTGTGCACCTGGTGTCAGTGGTTCCATTCATACGATACATGCTTACTCGGCTTTATTAGCATCTATGAGAAAAGAAGAGCCAGACTTTTCATTTGACCCATACTGGACTGTCCTCGGTTATTTTAATACCGTAAAAGAATTATCAGGTACTACGACTAAATTGAAAGATGAAATTCCAATTCGATTAAAATTGATTAGTCAAACGAAGCGTGATTGGGATGATCTGCATACAGAAGAAATGATGAGTGGAAAGAAGGCAACCGAAATTCCAAAACTCTTGTCATTAATGGAACGAAGTTATGATGAAGAGGGAGCATTGGATGTAGTTTTAGCGACAAATATGATTTCCGTCGGTGTCGATGTAAACCGTCTAGGCGTAATGGTGATGCACAATCAGCCTAAAACAGCTTCGGAATATATACAAGCAACAAGCCGCGTCGGTCGTAAATACCCAGGATTAGTATTAACGTTATTTAATTCTCTACGTTCAAGAGATTTATCTCATTATGAAAGATTCCTATCATTTCACGAAGCGATGTATCGACATGTCGAATCAACGAGTGTGACATCTTTTGCACAAGGTAGTCGTGATCGAGGGATGGAAGGATTAGTTGTTGGGATGATTCGTCAAGCCCATGAAAACTTAGGAAATGAAACAAGTGCGATTCATTTTAAGAAAGACGCTGTGACAAATGAGATTCTGAACTTTATTTGTGAGCGAGCTCAAGCAACAGGTGAGATTAATCGTGATGAAATAAAAAGTGAAATCGAGGAAATCTATGATTGGTGGGAAAAACAAACACTGGAACATGAAAAGTTATCCTATCGTCAAAATCAATATCGTAAAGTGCATTTATTAAGAGACTTTAATGAAAAAACACCATATAAAGAAGCACGACCAGCTTTAAATTCATTAAGAAATGTTGAATCCGAAATTGAAGTAATTGAGGTGAGAAACTATGAATAAGGTTATTGGAAAGCTCCGTCCGTCTCAATTAATTCAATATCATGCTCCTGGAGCGATTGCCGATCTAATTGAAGATAGTGTCATGATTACAGCGGCAGATGATTGGAGAATTCCATATACTAATAAAATACATGAACAACGATTGGAAGGGTTTCTGGGTGTTTCTCATCTGAAGTTGATCAATGATCAAGAAGATAAAGTGAAAGTGACGGCAACTCCTTTTCCGAAATGGAGAATTTGTCCAACTTGTGGCATGATGGATCCTTATGCGAGTAAAACATGTTATTACTGTGAAAAACAAGATCATAAGGAGATTAAATTATATCCCGCAAGGTTTATTACCGTTTGTGAAAAAGGACATATCAGTGATTTTCCATGGGTTGAATGGGTTCATGAAGGGAAAGAATGTACAAGTGATAAACCAGTGTTAAAGTATGAATCGAAAGGTAATGCAGGTTCTTTATCTGATATTAAAGTCACTTGTGTTAAATGCTGGAAACCTAGAACATTAGGAAAAGTGATGAAAAAAGATGAGTTGCAAAAAGTTTTGCCTAACTGTACTGGAGACAGGCCATGGCTCAATGACCAAGAGGAATGTCATGAGGACATGCAAACTTCGATACGTAGTGCATCAAATATTTATACACCTACAATTACAAGTGCTTTATCAATTCCTTTAGAAGAAGGGATGGAAGATGAACTACAAGTAAAAGTAGAAGAATTTCGAGGTGGGATTACGAATTTAATCAGTAGTATTCCCGTTGAAGATGTGTTAAAACAAGCGATTTGTGGAATGTTGTCTATTCCGCTTCAACAATATGATCGTGCTATGAAATATTATCATCGTGAAGGACAATTTTTTACATTTGACTCGATTCGTAAACAGGAGTGGGGAACCTTTCTACGAAGAAATGTTGACGATCGCTACGAGACGGGCTTTCTATCAAAAGAAGTGCCTGTTCCTAAAGAGTTAGAGGAATATTTCCAATCCATTATTAGGGTAGATAAGCTTCGTGAGATTCGTGTTTTACGAGGATTTAATCGACTGTATTATCCAGATCCATTTTCAGAAGAAAAACATGACATATTGCCGATTATGAAGTCTAAACAAGACTGGTTGCCGGCTATTAATGTATTTGGGGAAGGAATTTTCTTTGAGTTTAACCTATCAAAGTTATTAGAATGGGAGAGTAACCCGTTGGTAGAAGGGGAAGCGGAGAAAATCATTGAACGATATAATCTCCAGAGAGAACAATTTGGATATAATTCAAGAGCTTTACAACCAAGGCATGTATTAATTCACTCTTTTTCACATATGATGCTGAAAGAATTTGCAGCCCACTCTGGTTATGCAACTACAGCACTAAGAGAGCGATTGTACTGTAGTGATGAGATGGCAGGAGTCCTGATTTATACGGCTTCCTCAGATTCTGAAGGTAGTTTAGGTGGATTGATTGAATTAACATCTTCTGAAAAGCTCGTTCCTATTTTTCTTCGTGCATTAGAGAAAATGGAGTATTGCTCTTCAGATCCACATTGTGCAGATGGTGATTTCAAGATGCAAACGGCTATTAATGGAGCAGCGTGTCATTCTTGCAGTTATGTCTCAGAAACATCCTGTGAATGGAATAATCAACTGTTAGATCGAAGAATGTTAACTCCACTAATTGATTATGAAGAATTAGCTTATTTTTATATTTGATCTGTTCCTATTTATAAAACTATAAAGTCATGATTCTTGTTATGCAAAGTTCAAGAATCATGACTTTATTATGAAAGATCCTCACTATGATAACCGTTTCTTTGAAA is a genomic window of Niallia sp. XMNu-256 containing:
- the drmA gene encoding DISARM system helicase DrmA, producing MKPGPKAIYEFLLSKKEKKANVTEIIEQLPKLYLKKEKIERLANLHSDTFILDEDQLSISQQEVAVTENEENAEKSKNVGPYIKRRSLLVNDLEKLFVGPLEENEILGKRKPPMSFYLTGKLAPYGSTFEVINEEENDIKTKELLNTEGIDEMLSNRNPFRPSSMGFSFRMKKLVLITVSTSWGTYDDEDHKRTKVEKEFTFIPETKEFHLQEPGVLKCKVRERNGIYHVSLFLMNEYKRDSYPLQSEVMFQTKLLISFNADAAAAFSSKADKWNYEDELLYRHVKEYAIGHGVGVNYKIKSGVCTIQSDWLPLYELPSVEHRSIDELNVKMMDLASMPPKKLKENLLMIPETYRNWLQKQRDQVGDLPLHLQDVANENIKQVEKIIRRIESGIDTITDLGNPFEYNAFQFANKVMAMQQAQSGVALHYRNKKERIEPSYKGEWRLFQVAFFLMNINGVSDFEHEDRQLVDLLWFPTGGGKTEAYLGIAAYLMGLRRLKGFAEEPESYAGVTVFMRYTLRLLTTQQFQRATTMICAAETLRREDPEIWGTEPFRIGLWIGQSSTPNKFEEAQEKLTEILQGNEVQEGNPMQLEHCPWCGTELTVYDYHVTSNKQMIVCSNHQCEFSKDDGIPALTIDEGIYNYVPTIVIGTVDKIAQIAWNKRLGELFGKKTHYSPIEGFVNDLNYKQSHRVNGRMIRTKRIHNLIPPELIIQDELHLISGPLGSLTGLYEIAVDYLSQYQGAGPKIIASTATIRGANEQIKRLYGREVSQFPPSVLDARESFFSEEIPVEKKPGRLYIGVCAPGVSGSIHTIHAYSALLASMRKEEPDFSFDPYWTVLGYFNTVKELSGTTTKLKDEIPIRLKLISQTKRDWDDLHTEEMMSGKKATEIPKLLSLMERSYDEEGALDVVLATNMISVGVDVNRLGVMVMHNQPKTASEYIQATSRVGRKYPGLVLTLFNSLRSRDLSHYERFLSFHEAMYRHVESTSVTSFAQGSRDRGMEGLVVGMIRQAHENLGNETSAIHFKKDAVTNEILNFICERAQATGEINRDEIKSEIEEIYDWWEKQTLEHEKLSYRQNQYRKVHLLRDFNEKTPYKEARPALNSLRNVESEIEVIEVRNYE
- a CDS encoding DUF1998 domain-containing protein yields the protein MNKVIGKLRPSQLIQYHAPGAIADLIEDSVMITAADDWRIPYTNKIHEQRLEGFLGVSHLKLINDQEDKVKVTATPFPKWRICPTCGMMDPYASKTCYYCEKQDHKEIKLYPARFITVCEKGHISDFPWVEWVHEGKECTSDKPVLKYESKGNAGSLSDIKVTCVKCWKPRTLGKVMKKDELQKVLPNCTGDRPWLNDQEECHEDMQTSIRSASNIYTPTITSALSIPLEEGMEDELQVKVEEFRGGITNLISSIPVEDVLKQAICGMLSIPLQQYDRAMKYYHREGQFFTFDSIRKQEWGTFLRRNVDDRYETGFLSKEVPVPKELEEYFQSIIRVDKLREIRVLRGFNRLYYPDPFSEEKHDILPIMKSKQDWLPAINVFGEGIFFEFNLSKLLEWESNPLVEGEAEKIIERYNLQREQFGYNSRALQPRHVLIHSFSHMMLKEFAAHSGYATTALRERLYCSDEMAGVLIYTASSDSEGSLGGLIELTSSEKLVPIFLRALEKMEYCSSDPHCADGDFKMQTAINGAACHSCSYVSETSCEWNNQLLDRRMLTPLIDYEELAYFYI